In the genome of Thiomicrospira aerophila AL3, one region contains:
- a CDS encoding methyl-accepting chemotaxis protein — MQMLNRLTIKSKLIVFVLLMVLALLFSGINAVRGFVLWSDGMQNFSEVRLPSVVSLGVLNTERMNIRAQTLDVFRHTNYADAPETLKNIQQQRVQSWQVIDEYWERFAAIPKQSAQGAQMFERLQQEYQAWRAIYVELDDQIDKMIKARSQFELNRLMADYEATVLRMVPLSNAMGSSFEAISKQSEQTGLAQAAEALAVANEKKVTMTVTLVIAIILAILIGTVLIRVITMPLSNMVRTLRKVDETGDFSARLNHDAQDEVGQAANALNNLLSNLQESITNTNHVVKALSNGDFSERISGNYRGDLAVLQTGVNDSADSISATIKALSTVMNALSSGQFKVSVNTDLPGDYGLLMTSVANATTALNTSIDDIVSVMTKMREGDFDVRVKSDAQGELLTLKDMINESLDALANAITSITQLAVAQSKGDLTKTIQDTYPGQLGVLSDAVNESVVKLSEIVSFAVSAADSVNHAAVEVAQGSLDLSDRVQKQAAAIQQSSATMEEFSAAVQNNAQNATEATHVEKQVEAKASQASAVMKQTIEAMTAIEQSSHKIADIVTLIDGIAFQTNLLALNAAVEAARAGEHGRGFAVVAGEVRALAQKSAEAAKDITALINESVTRISQGTKLAGESGHVIDEITHAIERATQMSEEISHASQEQAEGVKQLQAALNSIDQGIQQNAALVEETSAAAESMREQADLLSEQMRFFKINQQSRKLDARLNSPLALSANSSMNALPVKPKPATAQAKAPASQDEWAEF; from the coding sequence ATGCAAATGCTTAATCGCTTAACAATTAAATCAAAATTAATAGTGTTTGTTTTGTTGATGGTGCTAGCTTTGTTATTCAGTGGGATTAATGCGGTGCGCGGTTTTGTGCTCTGGTCTGATGGTATGCAAAATTTTTCAGAGGTTCGTTTACCAAGTGTTGTATCGCTTGGTGTTTTAAATACTGAAAGAATGAATATCCGAGCACAAACCTTGGATGTATTTCGTCATACAAACTATGCCGATGCCCCAGAAACACTCAAAAATATTCAGCAGCAACGTGTCCAATCGTGGCAGGTCATTGATGAATATTGGGAGCGCTTTGCCGCAATTCCAAAGCAGTCAGCGCAGGGTGCGCAAATGTTTGAAAGGTTACAACAAGAGTACCAGGCCTGGCGGGCTATTTATGTTGAGCTAGATGATCAGATCGATAAGATGATTAAGGCGCGTTCGCAATTTGAATTGAACCGCTTAATGGCCGACTATGAGGCGACGGTGCTAAGAATGGTGCCGCTGTCTAATGCAATGGGCAGTAGCTTTGAGGCGATTTCCAAACAGAGTGAGCAGACTGGTTTGGCGCAGGCTGCAGAAGCCCTTGCGGTTGCTAATGAGAAAAAGGTTACCATGACCGTCACGTTAGTGATTGCGATTATCTTGGCCATTTTGATTGGTACGGTGCTTATTCGTGTGATCACTATGCCCTTGTCTAATATGGTGCGCACGCTACGTAAGGTAGATGAAACCGGTGATTTTTCAGCCAGATTGAACCATGATGCCCAAGATGAAGTGGGTCAAGCGGCTAATGCGCTGAATAATTTGCTCTCGAATCTTCAAGAGTCGATTACTAACACCAACCATGTAGTAAAAGCCCTTTCGAATGGTGATTTCTCTGAGCGTATATCTGGAAATTATCGAGGTGATCTAGCTGTATTGCAAACGGGTGTTAATGACAGCGCAGACTCTATTTCTGCAACCATTAAAGCTCTCTCAACGGTTATGAACGCACTGTCCTCAGGTCAGTTTAAAGTAAGTGTCAACACCGACTTGCCCGGCGACTATGGTTTGTTGATGACAAGTGTTGCTAATGCTACGACAGCCTTAAATACTTCTATTGATGATATCGTCAGCGTTATGACTAAAATGCGTGAAGGGGATTTTGATGTTCGCGTTAAGTCTGATGCACAGGGCGAATTATTGACCTTGAAAGATATGATTAATGAGTCGCTTGATGCCCTAGCTAATGCGATTACTTCGATTACGCAATTGGCCGTGGCACAGTCCAAAGGTGACCTAACTAAAACTATTCAGGACACCTATCCAGGTCAGTTGGGGGTGCTGAGTGATGCGGTGAATGAATCAGTTGTTAAGCTAAGTGAAATTGTGTCCTTTGCAGTAAGTGCAGCCGATTCAGTGAATCATGCCGCCGTTGAGGTGGCACAAGGGTCGCTTGATTTAAGTGACCGAGTGCAAAAGCAGGCGGCAGCCATTCAGCAAAGCTCTGCCACGATGGAGGAGTTTAGCGCGGCGGTACAAAATAATGCTCAGAACGCCACTGAGGCAACTCATGTTGAAAAACAAGTGGAAGCTAAAGCGAGCCAAGCGTCTGCTGTAATGAAGCAAACTATTGAAGCGATGACCGCGATTGAGCAATCCAGCCATAAAATCGCTGATATTGTCACGCTGATTGATGGTATTGCCTTCCAAACTAATCTCTTAGCCTTAAACGCAGCGGTTGAAGCTGCGCGTGCTGGCGAGCATGGTCGTGGCTTTGCCGTGGTAGCCGGTGAGGTGCGCGCGCTTGCACAAAAATCGGCCGAAGCGGCTAAAGATATCACCGCATTAATCAATGAGAGTGTGACGCGCATTAGTCAAGGCACTAAACTGGCAGGTGAGTCCGGGCATGTTATTGACGAAATTACTCATGCAATTGAACGCGCCACCCAGATGTCTGAAGAAATATCTCACGCTTCTCAAGAGCAGGCAGAAGGCGTTAAGCAACTGCAAGCGGCACTTAACTCTATTGATCAGGGTATCCAACAGAATGCCGCCTTGGTTGAAGAGACATCAGCAGCGGCTGAAAGTATGCGCGAGCAAGCGGATTTGCTCAGTGAGCAAATGCGCTTCTTTAAGATTAACCAACAGTCACGCAAGTTAGATGCCCGCTTAAACTCGCCCTTAGCTTTAAGTGCGAACTCAAGCATGAATGCTTTACCTGTTAAGCCAAAGCCTGCAACAGCGCAAGCAAAAGCACCGGCAAGTCAGGATGAGTGGGCCGAGTTTTAG